The genomic region GCGTATACTAGATGAGTAATGAAAGACACAATCGGTTTTCTTAATTTATAATCTAGGAGCTGCAACTCCTTCCTTTTAGACAGCGCCCGGGCGTTGTTTTTTTTTGTGCTAAACAGGTCATTTTTATTTTAAACACTGCGATGCTATACTGATGGTAAAATCTTCATGAGGAGGGTCTAGAAATGAAAAAATTAGTAGATAGTCAACAGATGAGAGCGATTGATACGTACGCAATTGAAACAATCGGGATTCCCTCACTTGTGTTAATGGAAAATGCGGCCAACCAAGTGGTCAAGACAATGGAATCAAAAATTGATAGCGAAGATATTATTCTGGTCGTAAATGGATCAGGTAATAACGGTGGAGACGGTCTTGCTATCGCAAGGATTCTCTTAAATCGTGGCTACCAAGTAGATGTTTTTTTTGCGGGTAAATTAAACCATCTATCAAACGAAACACAAAAGCAATTAACTATCCTGGAAAACTTAGATATGGTTATCTGGACTTCCCTAGATGAGGTAGAATTTGATCATTATACTGTTTTGGTCGATGCTTTATATGGAATTGGATTGACCGGTACTGTCACTGATGCTAGTTATGCAATTATTGAACGAATGAACCAACATCATGGTCTGACTTACGCCGTTGACATGCCTTCTGGTATTTCAGCGGATGATGGCAAGGTAAAAGGAATAGCGGTGAAAGCAGACTATACGATTACTTTTGGAGAGGAAAAGTTAGGCCAGATTCTTTACCCAGGTGGTCAGTATTGCGGCCAGCTCATTCTTGCTGACATAGGTTTTCCGCCTCATGCTGCGCCAGTTATTCACTCTGATTTTTATCGTTATGACAGAACAGATTTAAAACGATTACCTAAAAGAGATGCATATACACATAAAGGTTCCTTTGGGAGAGTTCTGGTAGTGGCCGGCTCAGAAAACATGAGTGGTGCGGCCTTCTTTTCGGCTAAAGCTGCTTACCGTACTGGAGCTGGCTTAGTAGAAATTTTGACAGTTGATGCTAACCGTACTATTTTACAAGCGCAATTGCCTGAAGCAATTTTAACTACATATAATCCCGAAGAGTTAGATAGTAAAGAAGAAAAGAACGCTATCAAAAAGGCAGTTGAGCGAGCTTCTTCTATTGTTGTAGGTCCAGGTTTAGGAACTTCCCACAACTCTCAAAAGCTACTTGGTTTAATGAGTCTGTATGCTGATGTTCCAGTTGTTATGGACGCTGATGCGATTAATATTGCTAGTAATTATTATAATACCTTCCCACTGATGCGAAATAACACTTATACACGGATAAATGAACTTTCAAATTCGCTACCCGCCGGTTCCATTGTAACCCCGCACATGAAGGAGTTTGCTCGACTGACTGATCAACCTATGTCGGTTGTTCAAGAAGATTTATTAGAAATTACGGATATTTGTACGAAAGATTCGCATTTAGTTTTTGCTATTAAGGATGCACGTAGTATGGTAGCTCATGATTCACAGCGTTATCTTAATTACTCTGGGAATAACGGTATGGCAACTGCTGGTTCTGGAGACGTCTTGACTGGCATTATGGCTGGATTAATTGCACAAGGGTTGCCATCTTTTGAAGCAGCTAAATTGGGCTCCTACGTTCACGGTTTAGCAG from Jeotgalibaca dankookensis harbors:
- a CDS encoding bifunctional ADP-dependent NAD(P)H-hydrate dehydratase/NAD(P)H-hydrate epimerase, producing MKKLVDSQQMRAIDTYAIETIGIPSLVLMENAANQVVKTMESKIDSEDIILVVNGSGNNGGDGLAIARILLNRGYQVDVFFAGKLNHLSNETQKQLTILENLDMVIWTSLDEVEFDHYTVLVDALYGIGLTGTVTDASYAIIERMNQHHGLTYAVDMPSGISADDGKVKGIAVKADYTITFGEEKLGQILYPGGQYCGQLILADIGFPPHAAPVIHSDFYRYDRTDLKRLPKRDAYTHKGSFGRVLVVAGSENMSGAAFFSAKAAYRTGAGLVEILTVDANRTILQAQLPEAILTTYNPEELDSKEEKNAIKKAVERASSIVVGPGLGTSHNSQKLLGLMSLYADVPVVMDADAINIASNYYNTFPLMRNNTYTRINELSNSLPAGSIVTPHMKEFARLTDQPMSVVQEDLLEITDICTKDSHLVFAIKDARSMVAHDSQRYLNYSGNNGMATAGSGDVLTGIMAGLIAQGLPSFEAAKLGSYVHGLAGDYASQKLSSYSVMASDLIDSLSDVFL